The following proteins are encoded in a genomic region of Actinomadura sp. NAK00032:
- a CDS encoding class I adenylate-forming enzyme family protein, with protein sequence MTLVRRLLDQAARRPADVALVAGDGAELTYGELRRQVLAVRHGLLEGGLAAGDGVLFSVRPSPESLVLALGVVAAGGVVVFADPGAGPEMFTARLRLARPRWSAAESVLYAGSRLRPVRAYARRRGLLLPNLADLQVPGEGPMRHIHVGRRLPGVPRGAVPFARLARGEAPEPGADPDPDAPAAVIFTSGTTAHPRAVVHTQASLAAALDLFRARLPLGPGDVVHTDQLMLGLPTLIAGARWSMPPLFCAPADFARLMRERGATHTFCVPVHLAEILDACGELPPAVRYVLLGAAPAPAPILRRAVAAAPSAEVLSVYAMTEILPVAIASAEEKLAHTGPGSGDLLGVPLPGVGTRLADDGELLLSGPNLCCGYLGADPITELPTGDLARIDDGRLVLTGRKKDMLIRGKFNLYPGLYEPSIAALPDVAEAAIVGVPDPQTGDEEVVLAVVGPPHLPAQLQRTLPDVIDHDALPDRIVVLDDLPRSGRTRKLDRDRLRELVAR encoded by the coding sequence ATGACGCTCGTCAGGCGGTTGCTCGACCAGGCCGCGCGCAGGCCCGCGGACGTCGCCCTCGTCGCGGGGGACGGCGCCGAGCTGACCTACGGCGAGCTGCGGCGGCAGGTCCTCGCCGTCCGGCACGGGCTGCTGGAGGGCGGGCTCGCGGCGGGGGACGGGGTGCTGTTCTCCGTGCGGCCCTCGCCGGAGTCGCTCGTCCTCGCGCTGGGCGTGGTCGCGGCCGGGGGAGTGGTCGTGTTCGCCGACCCGGGGGCCGGCCCCGAGATGTTCACCGCGCGGCTCCGGCTCGCGCGCCCGCGCTGGTCGGCGGCCGAGTCGGTGCTGTACGCGGGCAGCCGGCTGCGGCCCGTGCGGGCCTACGCGCGGCGGCGCGGGCTGCTGCTGCCGAACCTCGCCGACCTCCAGGTCCCGGGGGAGGGCCCGATGCGGCACATCCACGTCGGCCGCCGCCTGCCGGGCGTGCCGCGCGGCGCGGTGCCGTTCGCGCGGCTGGCCCGCGGGGAGGCCCCCGAGCCCGGCGCGGACCCCGACCCGGACGCGCCCGCCGCCGTGATCTTCACCTCGGGGACGACCGCGCACCCGCGCGCGGTCGTGCACACCCAGGCGTCGCTCGCCGCGGCGCTCGACCTGTTCCGGGCCCGGCTGCCGCTCGGCCCCGGCGACGTCGTGCACACCGACCAGCTGATGCTCGGCCTGCCGACGCTGATCGCGGGGGCCCGCTGGTCGATGCCGCCGCTGTTCTGCGCGCCCGCCGACTTCGCCCGGCTGATGCGGGAGCGGGGCGCGACGCACACGTTCTGCGTCCCCGTCCACCTGGCCGAGATCCTGGACGCCTGCGGGGAGCTGCCGCCGGCCGTCCGGTACGTCCTGCTCGGCGCGGCGCCCGCGCCCGCGCCGATCCTGCGGAGGGCGGTGGCGGCGGCGCCGTCCGCCGAGGTCCTGTCCGTGTACGCGATGACGGAGATCCTGCCGGTGGCGATCGCGTCGGCGGAGGAGAAGCTCGCGCACACGGGGCCGGGCTCAGGCGACCTCCTGGGCGTGCCACTGCCCGGTGTAGGCACACGCCTGGCCGACGACGGCGAACTGCTCCTGTCGGGCCCCAACCTGTGCTGCGGCTACCTGGGCGCGGACCCCATCACCGAACTCCCGACCGGCGACCTCGCCCGCATCGACGATGGACGCCTCGTCCTTACGGGGCGCAAGAAGGACATGCTGATCCGAGGCAAGTTCAACCTCTACCCCGGCCTGTACGAACCATCGATCGCGGCCCTGCCCGACGTGGCCGAAGCCGCGATCGTGGGCGTCCCCGACCCGCAGACGGGGGACGAGGAGGTCGTGCTGGCCGTGGTGGGCCCGCCCCATCTGCCCGCCCAGCTCCAGCGCACCCTCCCGGACGTCATCGACCACGACGCCCTGCCCGACCGGATCGTCGTCCTGGACGACCTCCCGCGCTCCGGCCGGACCCGCAAGCTCGACCGGGACCGGCTCCGCGAACTGGTGGCGCGATGA
- a CDS encoding NAD(P)-dependent oxidoreductase, producing the protein MRIAVTGASGFVGGAVCRALAAQGIATYAFGRRPAVAPAHVGSAPYRSWDLTRGPLQDAPRVDAVVHCAGSVTDWGPAPALFAANLTGTRTALESFPHARFVHVSTASVYDPFRPSVMVREDEAPVSRYMNAYGASKAAAERLARDHGAIILRPHAVYGPGDTTLLPRVLSAVRGPLLPAVGTGRQRVSLTSVGNLVQGCVLAATGPVDSGAFNIADAEPVTIDDAFREILRERGVRARPVYLPASAARPLAALAEGAFLLARRPEPPRITRYAISHLAVERTLDITAAGKVLGYDPHPTSFAGAADW; encoded by the coding sequence ATGAGGATCGCCGTGACCGGAGCCTCGGGTTTCGTGGGCGGCGCGGTGTGCCGGGCGCTCGCCGCCCAAGGCATCGCGACGTACGCGTTCGGCCGCCGCCCGGCCGTCGCCCCAGCCCACGTGGGCAGCGCCCCCTACCGTTCATGGGACCTCACCCGAGGCCCGCTGCAGGACGCGCCACGCGTGGACGCCGTCGTCCACTGCGCGGGCAGCGTGACCGACTGGGGGCCGGCGCCGGCCCTGTTCGCCGCCAACCTCACCGGCACCCGCACTGCGCTGGAGTCCTTCCCGCACGCGCGGTTCGTGCATGTGAGCACGGCGAGTGTCTACGACCCGTTCCGGCCGAGCGTCATGGTGCGCGAGGACGAGGCCCCGGTGTCCCGCTACATGAACGCCTACGGAGCGTCCAAGGCCGCCGCCGAGCGCCTGGCGCGGGACCACGGCGCGATCATCCTGCGCCCGCACGCCGTCTACGGCCCCGGTGACACGACGCTGCTGCCGCGCGTCCTGTCGGCGGTGCGCGGCCCGCTGCTGCCGGCCGTGGGCACCGGCCGCCAGCGCGTCAGCCTGACCTCGGTCGGCAACCTCGTCCAGGGCTGCGTGCTGGCCGCGACGGGCCCGGTGGACTCCGGCGCCTTCAACATCGCCGACGCGGAGCCCGTCACGATCGACGACGCGTTCCGCGAGATCCTCCGCGAGCGCGGCGTCAGAGCACGGCCGGTCTACCTCCCGGCGAGCGCCGCCCGGCCGCTGGCGGCGCTCGCCGAGGGCGCGTTCCTGCTGGCCCGCCGCCCGGAGCCCCCGCGCATCACCCGCTACGCGATCAGCCATCTGGCCGTGGAGCGGACCCTCGACATCACCGCCGCCGGGAAGGTCCTCGGCTACGACCCGCACCCGACGTCCTTCGCGGGCGCCGCCGATTGGTGA
- a CDS encoding Clp protease N-terminal domain-containing protein: MTEPTQSHLQVRLDDLINSIKEVHPDALEQLTSAVLAAEHLGEVADHLIGHFVDQARRSGASWTDIGKSMGVSKQAAQKRFVPKSAGDFNPSEAFSRYTTRARNVVVGSQTEARAAGSPEITTAHLVLGLLSEPEALAAKAITAQGVLLDTVRQAATAALPPESAELPALIPFDQDAKKALELTFREALRLGHNYIGTEHILLALLEFENGSGVLSDLGITKPAAEEKITETLKSLTPPRIT, encoded by the coding sequence ATGACCGAACCCACGCAGTCCCACCTCCAGGTCCGGCTCGACGACCTCATCAACTCGATCAAGGAGGTCCACCCCGACGCGCTCGAGCAGCTCACCAGCGCGGTGCTCGCCGCCGAGCACCTCGGCGAGGTCGCCGACCACCTCATCGGCCACTTCGTCGACCAGGCCCGCCGCTCCGGCGCGTCCTGGACCGACATCGGCAAGAGCATGGGCGTCAGCAAGCAGGCCGCGCAGAAGCGCTTCGTCCCCAAGAGCGCGGGCGACTTCAACCCGTCCGAGGCCTTCTCCCGGTACACCACCCGCGCCCGCAACGTCGTCGTCGGGTCGCAGACCGAGGCCCGCGCCGCCGGCAGCCCGGAGATCACCACCGCCCACCTCGTCCTCGGCCTGCTCTCCGAGCCCGAGGCGCTCGCGGCCAAGGCCATCACCGCGCAGGGCGTCCTGCTGGACACCGTCCGCCAGGCCGCGACCGCCGCGCTGCCGCCCGAGTCCGCCGAGCTCCCGGCGCTGATCCCCTTCGACCAGGACGCCAAGAAGGCCCTCGAACTGACCTTCCGCGAGGCCCTGCGCCTCGGCCACAACTACATCGGCACCGAGCACATCCTGCTCGCCCTCCTGGAGTTCGAGAACGGCTCCGGCGTCCTCTCCGACCTCGGGATCACCAAGCCCGCCGCCGAGGAGAAGATCACCGAGACCCTGAAGTCGCTCACCCCGCCCCGGATCACGTAG
- a CDS encoding alpha/beta fold hydrolase codes for MEKLITVNGAELCTETFGGADDVPVLLIGNTMLTWPDALCERLAALRRLVVRYDLRDTGRSAATDPEAPAYTLRDLVADAAGLLDALGLERAHVAGTGPGGWIAQLLALDHPGRVATLTLIGTRPTAPGPADPDLPEHAPELMKHLMNPPPVDWADRASVVAFLLENARHRGGRDFDEDEARENIESVHDRTRPGDPGGKFHRADQMGTVFAALDCGGRWRERLPEITAPTLVVHGEDDPFFPVGNAEALAAEIPRTELLVLPRTGTGLPRRTWDTVVPALVRHTS; via the coding sequence ATGGAGAAGCTCATCACCGTCAACGGCGCCGAACTCTGTACGGAGACCTTCGGCGGCGCGGACGACGTGCCGGTGCTGCTGATCGGGAACACGATGCTCACGTGGCCCGACGCCCTGTGCGAACGGCTGGCGGCGCTGCGCCGCCTGGTCGTCCGCTACGACCTGCGCGACACCGGGCGCTCGGCCGCGACCGATCCGGAGGCGCCCGCCTACACCCTCCGGGACCTGGTCGCGGACGCCGCGGGCCTGCTCGACGCGCTCGGCCTGGAGCGCGCGCACGTCGCCGGCACCGGCCCCGGCGGGTGGATCGCCCAGCTCCTCGCCCTCGACCACCCCGGCCGCGTCGCCACCCTCACCCTGATCGGCACCCGGCCCACGGCGCCCGGCCCCGCCGACCCCGACCTGCCCGAGCACGCGCCCGAGCTCATGAAGCACCTCATGAACCCGCCGCCGGTGGACTGGGCGGACCGGGCCTCCGTCGTCGCGTTCCTGCTGGAGAACGCCCGGCACAGGGGCGGCCGCGACTTCGACGAGGACGAGGCGCGCGAGAACATCGAAAGCGTCCACGACCGGACCCGCCCCGGAGACCCGGGCGGGAAGTTCCACCGCGCCGACCAGATGGGCACCGTCTTCGCCGCGCTCGACTGCGGCGGCCGCTGGCGCGAGCGCCTCCCGGAGATCACCGCGCCCACCCTGGTCGTCCACGGCGAGGACGACCCGTTCTTCCCGGTCGGCAACGCCGAGGCCCTCGCCGCCGAGATCCCGCGCACGGAACTGCTCGTCCTGCCGCGCACGGGAACGGGACTGCCCCGCCGGACCTGGGACACCGTCGTCCCCGCGCTCGTCCGCCACACCAGCTGA
- a CDS encoding PucR family transcriptional regulator ligand-binding domain-containing protein, whose protein sequence is MRLRSLLAMPELRLEVVTGADELDRAIRWVVTTDLLDPGRYLRGRELVLTGLVWRTRPADSETFVRALAEAGVSGLAAWDLALGAIPDDLVDACRRHRLPLFKVPEDVAFATVTEEVVRHLSAARAADLAAVLDRHRRLVEGTGLGAVLDLVGHCHVLAPTGRVVAGPAPAGPEALARAFLAAPRLPHHEPALDASLFPVAGGGTPRVADWFLVVDGDFADWPAERRALTAELAAIVALERARRDTPAAVDGGLLIAGDAARLGLPADGTHVAVAASGRDGLRPGEVRTVLAEILPIRVAALLDDEVVGLVPAGGPDVAAELQDALGLLAPGLGGGGLAAGVSGVAAASELRGAVEEARHARRLAAARPDPACVVRHDELATHVLLLASVPDDVRRMFKERLLDPLLDYDRAHGADLVRTLETFLRHSGSWTRCAEQLHLHVNSVRYRIQRVEELTGRDLSRLEDRVDFFLALRLM, encoded by the coding sequence ATGAGGCTGCGTTCCCTGCTCGCGATGCCGGAGCTGCGGTTGGAGGTCGTGACCGGCGCGGACGAGCTGGACCGCGCGATCCGGTGGGTGGTCACGACCGACCTGCTCGATCCGGGCCGCTACCTGCGCGGGCGGGAGCTCGTGCTGACCGGGCTCGTCTGGCGGACCCGCCCCGCCGACTCGGAGACGTTCGTCCGGGCGCTCGCCGAGGCGGGCGTCTCGGGCCTGGCCGCCTGGGACCTCGCGCTCGGCGCCATTCCGGACGACCTCGTCGACGCCTGCCGCCGGCACCGGCTCCCGCTGTTCAAGGTGCCGGAGGACGTGGCGTTCGCGACCGTCACCGAGGAGGTCGTCCGGCACCTGTCGGCCGCCCGGGCCGCCGACCTCGCCGCCGTGCTGGACCGGCACCGCCGCCTCGTCGAGGGCACCGGCCTCGGCGCCGTCCTCGACCTGGTCGGGCACTGCCACGTGCTGGCCCCGACCGGGCGCGTCGTCGCGGGCCCCGCCCCGGCCGGCCCCGAGGCCCTCGCCCGCGCGTTCCTCGCCGCGCCCCGGCTGCCGCACCACGAGCCCGCGCTCGACGCGTCGCTGTTCCCGGTCGCCGGCGGCGGCACGCCCCGCGTCGCGGACTGGTTCCTCGTCGTCGACGGCGACTTCGCCGACTGGCCCGCCGAGCGCCGCGCCCTCACCGCCGAGCTCGCCGCGATCGTCGCGCTGGAGCGGGCCCGCCGCGACACGCCCGCCGCCGTCGACGGCGGCCTGCTCATCGCCGGGGACGCCGCCCGGCTCGGCCTGCCCGCGGACGGGACGCACGTCGCCGTGGCCGCCTCCGGGCGGGACGGTCTCCGGCCGGGCGAGGTCCGGACCGTCCTCGCCGAGATCCTGCCTATCCGGGTGGCGGCCCTGCTGGACGACGAGGTGGTCGGGCTCGTCCCGGCCGGTGGGCCCGACGTCGCCGCGGAACTCCAGGACGCTCTCGGCCTGCTGGCCCCCGGCCTCGGCGGGGGCGGCCTCGCGGCCGGTGTCAGCGGCGTGGCGGCGGCCTCCGAGCTGCGCGGCGCCGTCGAGGAGGCCCGGCACGCCCGCCGCCTCGCCGCCGCCCGCCCCGACCCCGCCTGCGTCGTCCGGCACGACGAGCTCGCCACCCACGTCCTGCTGCTGGCGAGCGTCCCGGACGACGTCCGCCGCATGTTCAAGGAGCGGCTCCTGGACCCGCTGCTCGACTACGACCGGGCCCACGGCGCCGACCTCGTCCGCACCCTGGAGACGTTCCTGCGGCACTCCGGCTCGTGGACGCGCTGCGCCGAGCAGCTCCACCTGCACGTCAACTCCGTCCGGTACCGCATCCAGCGCGTGGAGGAGCTGACCGGCCGCGACCTGTCCCGGCTGGAGGACCGGGTCGACTTCTTCCTGGCCCTCCGCCTGATGTGA
- the uraD gene encoding 2-oxo-4-hydroxy-4-carboxy-5-ureidoimidazoline decarboxylase produces MELSEAELAACCASRRWVAAVAGHRDMAALRAASRRALEKLAWADVEEALAAHPRIGERAGGGGREAGWSRGEQSGMDGAAAELRDALVEGNRAYEERFGHVFLIRASGRSALEMLAELRERLGNDAATERAVVRRELAEIVDLRLVKLAEERA; encoded by the coding sequence GTGGAGCTGAGCGAGGCGGAGCTGGCGGCGTGCTGCGCGTCCCGCCGGTGGGTCGCGGCCGTCGCGGGGCACCGGGACATGGCGGCGCTGCGCGCGGCCTCGCGGCGGGCCCTGGAGAAGCTGGCGTGGGCCGACGTCGAGGAGGCGCTCGCGGCGCATCCGCGCATCGGGGAGCGCGCGGGCGGCGGCGGGCGGGAGGCCGGCTGGTCGCGGGGCGAGCAGTCCGGGATGGACGGCGCGGCGGCCGAGCTGCGGGACGCGCTCGTCGAGGGCAACCGGGCTTACGAGGAGCGTTTCGGGCATGTGTTCCTGATCCGCGCGTCGGGAAGGTCGGCCTTGGAGATGCTCGCCGAACTCCGGGAGCGGCTCGGCAACGACGCCGCGACCGAGCGGGCCGTCGTCCGGAGGGAGCTGGCCGAGATCGTCGACCTGCGGCTGGTGAAGCTGGCGGAGGAGAGGGCATGA
- the uraH gene encoding hydroxyisourate hydrolase, translating to MSLSTHVLDAAKGAPAAGVAVRLDRRDGDGWTVLAEARTDADGRIREWGAEPGNGVHRLTFDTAGLSEFYPEVTVAFTIGDPGRHYHVPLLISPFAYSTYRGS from the coding sequence ATGAGCCTGTCGACGCACGTGCTGGACGCGGCGAAGGGGGCGCCGGCGGCGGGTGTCGCCGTGCGCCTCGACCGCCGCGACGGGGACGGCTGGACCGTCCTGGCCGAGGCCCGTACCGACGCCGACGGCCGGATCCGGGAGTGGGGCGCGGAGCCGGGGAATGGCGTGCACCGCCTCACGTTCGACACCGCCGGCCTGTCGGAGTTCTACCCCGAGGTCACCGTGGCGTTCACCATCGGCGACCCGGGGCGGCACTACCACGTCCCGCTGCTGATCAGCCCGTTCGCGTACTCGACCTACCGGGGGAGCTAG
- the pucL gene encoding factor-independent urate hydroxylase — MAVVLGENRYGKAETRVVRVTRDGAAHRLKDVSVSVLLSGAMDEVHLTGDNAAVLPTDSQKNTVFAFAKRHGIAAIEDFGLLLARHFTASQPAVAHARVEIREYGWRRIAGGHSFVRDGGEVRTALVHHDADGTESVVSGLTDLVVLNSTGSEFHGFARDEYTTLEPTDDRVLATAVTARWRHRTADAAWDGSYAAARGALLTAFAETHSLSLQQTLFQMGRTVLDGQDGICEIRLSLPNKHHFLVDLEPFGLHNDNEVYFAADRPYGLIEGTVLTDDARDAPSAWN; from the coding sequence ATGGCCGTCGTCCTCGGAGAGAACCGCTACGGGAAGGCGGAGACCCGCGTCGTCCGCGTGACCCGGGACGGCGCCGCCCACCGGCTCAAGGACGTCAGCGTCAGCGTCCTGCTGTCCGGCGCGATGGACGAGGTGCACCTGACCGGCGACAACGCGGCCGTCCTGCCGACCGACAGCCAGAAGAACACCGTGTTCGCGTTCGCCAAGCGGCACGGCATCGCCGCGATCGAGGACTTCGGCCTGCTGCTCGCGCGGCACTTCACGGCGTCGCAGCCGGCGGTCGCGCACGCGCGGGTCGAGATCCGCGAGTACGGCTGGCGCCGGATCGCGGGCGGGCACTCGTTCGTCCGGGACGGCGGCGAGGTCAGGACGGCGCTGGTCCACCACGACGCCGACGGCACCGAGAGCGTCGTGTCCGGCCTCACCGACCTGGTCGTGCTGAACTCGACCGGCAGCGAGTTCCACGGGTTCGCGCGGGACGAGTACACGACCCTCGAACCGACCGACGACCGCGTCCTGGCGACGGCCGTCACCGCCCGATGGCGCCACAGGACGGCGGACGCGGCATGGGACGGCTCGTACGCCGCCGCCCGCGGCGCCCTGCTCACCGCCTTCGCCGAGACGCACAGCCTCTCGCTCCAGCAGACGCTCTTCCAGATGGGGCGCACCGTCCTGGACGGCCAGGACGGCATCTGCGAGATCAGGCTGTCGCTGCCCAACAAGCACCACTTCCTGGTCGACCTGGAGCCGTTCGGCCTGCACAACGACAACGAGGTCTACTTCGCGGCGGACCGCCCGTACGGACTCATCGAAGGCACGGTGCTCACCGATGACGCGCGGGACGCCCCGTCCGCCTGGAACTGA
- a CDS encoding xanthine dehydrogenase family protein subunit M — MDFLRPLTWEDALAAKAARPGARPVQGGTDVMVEINFDRDRPEALLDLTRIRALTEWDMADGRLRVGAGVPYARLITELGGPLPGLAQASRTVGSPQIRNRGTAGGNLGAASPAGDAHPPLLAGDAVVEAESAARGVRMIPAARFFTGVKRNALEPDELIRAFWAVPASGPQYFSKIGTRNAMVIAVCSFALALHPEERRVGTGLGSAAPTPRTAPEAEAFISHELDWGGRRPLAESAVRRFGDLVRDAASPIDDVRGTGGYRRHALSVMARRTLTWAWDEYRAGANGRRAS; from the coding sequence ATGGACTTCCTGCGACCGCTGACCTGGGAGGACGCGCTGGCCGCCAAGGCGGCGCGGCCGGGCGCGCGGCCCGTGCAGGGCGGCACCGACGTCATGGTCGAGATCAACTTCGACCGGGACCGGCCCGAGGCGCTGCTCGACCTGACCCGGATCCGCGCCCTCACCGAATGGGACATGGCGGACGGCCGGCTCCGCGTCGGCGCAGGCGTCCCCTACGCGCGGCTGATCACCGAGCTGGGCGGGCCGCTGCCCGGCCTGGCACAGGCGTCCCGGACGGTCGGGTCGCCGCAGATCCGCAACCGGGGCACCGCCGGCGGCAACCTCGGCGCGGCGTCGCCCGCCGGGGACGCCCATCCGCCGCTGCTGGCCGGGGACGCGGTGGTCGAGGCCGAGTCGGCGGCGCGCGGCGTCCGGATGATCCCGGCCGCCCGGTTCTTCACCGGCGTGAAGCGCAACGCGCTGGAGCCGGACGAGCTGATCCGCGCGTTCTGGGCGGTGCCCGCGTCCGGCCCGCAGTACTTCTCCAAGATCGGCACCCGGAACGCGATGGTGATCGCCGTGTGCTCGTTCGCGCTGGCCCTGCACCCGGAGGAGCGGCGCGTCGGCACCGGCCTCGGCTCCGCCGCGCCGACCCCGCGCACCGCCCCCGAGGCAGAGGCGTTCATCTCCCACGAGTTGGACTGGGGCGGCCGCCGCCCGCTCGCCGAGTCGGCGGTGCGGCGGTTCGGCGACCTGGTGCGGGACGCGGCGTCCCCCATCGACGACGTCCGGGGGACGGGCGGCTACCGCAGGCACGCGCTGTCGGTGATGGCGCGCCGCACCCTGACCTGGGCCTGGGACGAGTACCGCGCGGGAGCGAACGGAAGGAGGGCGTCCTGA
- a CDS encoding (2Fe-2S)-binding protein has product MRVNVTVNGAAEAVDDVWEGESLLYMLRERMGLPGSKNACEQGECGSCTVYLDGVPVCACLVAAGQAEGREVVTVEGLAEGPPGGERLDPVQEAFVETGAVQCGFCTPGLIVQSHDLLARNPAPSDAEIREALAGNLCRCTGYEKILDAVRLAARRRATA; this is encoded by the coding sequence ATGCGCGTGAACGTCACCGTGAACGGGGCGGCGGAGGCCGTGGACGACGTGTGGGAGGGCGAGAGCCTCCTCTACATGCTGCGCGAGCGGATGGGCCTGCCCGGCTCGAAGAACGCCTGCGAGCAGGGCGAATGCGGCTCCTGCACCGTCTACCTGGACGGCGTGCCGGTGTGCGCCTGCCTGGTCGCGGCCGGGCAGGCCGAGGGCCGCGAGGTCGTGACCGTCGAGGGCCTGGCCGAGGGGCCGCCCGGCGGCGAGCGGCTGGATCCCGTCCAGGAGGCGTTCGTGGAGACGGGCGCCGTCCAGTGCGGGTTCTGCACGCCGGGGCTGATCGTCCAGTCGCACGACCTGCTCGCCCGGAACCCGGCGCCGAGCGACGCGGAGATCCGCGAGGCGCTCGCCGGGAACCTGTGCCGCTGCACCGGCTACGAGAAGATCCTGGACGCGGTGCGCCTGGCCGCGCGGCGGAGGGCCACCGCATGA
- a CDS encoding 8-oxoguanine deaminase translates to MIIENAHVVTVSGEEYPDGHIVIDGDRITAVGPGRAPGADPERIDARGCLATPGLVNAHHHLYQWASQGMVTDGTLFEWLSTLYKPWSKMDAEVVAGAATAGLAWLAKSGCTTSTDHHYLFPKGRGDLFAAEIDAAREVGVRFHPCRGSMDRGESQGGLPPDEVVEDLDTVLAATADAIDRYHDPSPGSMLRVAVAPCSPFSVTRDLLVESARLARDKGVRLHTHLAETVDEEEHTREQFGMTPTEYMDSIGWLGPDVWLAHCVHLHDTDVKRLAETGTGTAHCPSSNARLGAGIARVSHLLAEGAPVGLGVDGSASAELVPLAGELRQALYMQRARYGPTALTARQALEMATLGGARCLGRDDEIGSLEPGKLADIALWRVDGFQAAIDDPVVAFAFGPVPPLHRLLVGGRTVVDGDALVTVPQDEAARRGADAHRRLMRLAEEVL, encoded by the coding sequence ATGATCATCGAGAACGCGCACGTCGTCACCGTCTCCGGCGAGGAGTACCCGGACGGCCACATCGTGATCGACGGCGACCGCATCACCGCCGTCGGCCCCGGGAGGGCGCCCGGCGCCGACCCGGAGCGGATCGACGCCCGCGGCTGCCTGGCCACCCCAGGCCTGGTCAACGCCCACCACCACCTCTACCAGTGGGCGAGCCAGGGCATGGTCACCGACGGCACGCTGTTCGAGTGGCTGAGCACCCTCTACAAGCCCTGGTCGAAGATGGACGCCGAGGTCGTCGCGGGCGCGGCGACCGCCGGGCTGGCGTGGCTCGCCAAGTCGGGTTGCACCACCTCCACCGACCACCACTACCTGTTCCCCAAGGGGCGCGGCGACCTGTTCGCGGCGGAGATCGACGCGGCCCGGGAGGTCGGCGTCCGGTTCCACCCGTGCCGGGGCTCGATGGACCGGGGCGAGTCGCAGGGCGGCCTCCCGCCGGACGAGGTCGTCGAGGACCTCGACACGGTCCTCGCCGCGACCGCGGACGCGATCGACCGGTACCACGACCCGTCGCCCGGCTCGATGCTGCGCGTCGCCGTCGCGCCCTGCTCGCCGTTCTCCGTCACCCGCGACCTGCTGGTGGAGTCGGCGCGGCTGGCGCGGGACAAGGGCGTCCGGCTGCACACCCACCTCGCGGAGACGGTCGACGAGGAGGAGCACACCCGCGAGCAGTTCGGCATGACGCCCACCGAGTACATGGACTCGATCGGCTGGCTCGGCCCGGACGTGTGGCTCGCGCACTGCGTCCACCTGCACGACACCGACGTCAAGCGGCTCGCCGAGACCGGCACCGGCACCGCGCACTGCCCGAGTTCGAACGCGCGGCTCGGCGCCGGGATCGCCCGCGTGTCGCACCTGCTCGCGGAGGGCGCGCCGGTCGGGCTCGGCGTGGACGGCTCGGCGTCGGCGGAGCTCGTCCCGCTCGCCGGCGAGCTGCGGCAGGCCCTCTACATGCAGCGCGCCCGCTACGGCCCGACCGCGCTGACCGCCCGGCAGGCCCTGGAGATGGCGACGCTCGGCGGCGCCCGCTGCCTCGGCCGGGACGACGAGATCGGCTCCCTCGAACCCGGCAAGCTCGCCGACATCGCGCTGTGGCGGGTGGACGGCTTCCAGGCGGCCATCGACGACCCGGTCGTGGCGTTCGCGTTCGGCCCGGTGCCGCCGCTGCACCGCCTCCTCGTCGGCGGGCGCACCGTCGTGGACGGCGACGCCCTCGTGACCGTCCCGCAGGACGAGGCCGCACGGCGCGGCGCCGACGCCCACCGCCGCCTCATGCGGCTCGCGGAGGAGGTGCTCTAG